The proteins below are encoded in one region of Hordeum vulgare subsp. vulgare chromosome 3H, MorexV3_pseudomolecules_assembly, whole genome shotgun sequence:
- the LOC123445754 gene encoding 23 kDa jasmonate-induced protein-like: MASGVFGTPISEKTVIATGEYKEPITQKDVADYAMKMINAGGKDINALTFVDNLKERYGNGIAVKCLIYNATGATLSLAKYNDWHGHIYDTPYPSDIQNGQWGAFLHVHPSGAAVGSAGAVVYRTKIPSSSRSCDWLFSWTAPYIGDNGVYTEIREEGHYPSVGSWGYIYGVKLANSNLNSTDENYGYVSKTNIGEGSTMNARGVFQYPY; encoded by the exons ATGGCCTCAGGAGTGTTTGGTACCCCCATTTCGGAGAAGACGGTGATAGCCACTGGTGAGTATAAGGAACCCATTACTCAAAAGGATGTTGCAGACTATGCCATGAAGATGATCAACGCCGGTGGTAAGGATATTAACGCACTAACCTTCGTCGACAATCTCAAAGAGCG GTACGGTAACGGAATAGCTGTAAAATGCCTCATCTACAATGCCACTGGTGCCACTTTGAGCTTGGCTAAGTACAACGATTGGCACGGCCATATCTATGATACACCCTACCCATCAGATATTCAGAATGGGCAATGGGGTGCATTCCTCCACGTCCACCCAAGTGGTGCTGCGGTTGGTTCAGCTGGTGCCGTTGTGTATCGTACCAAGATCCCCTCCAGCAGCAGGTCCTGCGATTGGTTGTTCTCCTGGACCGCCCCCTACATTGGTGACAACGGG GTGTACACCGAAATCCGTGAGGAAGGACACTACCCAAGTGTGGGAAGCTGGGGTTATATCTATGGTGTGAAGCTTGCAAATTCAAATCTCAACTCTACTGATGAAAACTATGGATATGTTTCCAAGACTAATATCGGTGAAGGCTCTACCATGAACGCCCGTGGAGTTTTCCAGTATCCCTACTAG